The DNA sequence ACAAAATGCGCAACCTCTCAACTTTTAGTCATTCGAGGGTTTGTAAATTACAACTTGGCAAGCGATTTGAAATAGATATGAAGTAGAATGGGATAGCCAGGTCAAGTTCATAGTGCCTCCCAGTCACCTTAAACCAGATATCAGGCCTTAGTTCCagtttatttttctttaattcGCTTTGTTTGGGTCACAAACATTATTCTGAATcttctatttatatatatatttgtacaagCTCCCTTCTCTTCTACTGAAGTactgaaatataatattattctagAATACTTATTTAAGTCAGTTTCTTTATTGAACTTGGTTCCTTTCAtgattaatatgatatttgattGTGTAAATTGCCAATTAATTGGACTAGTAACTGAGGATTATAGGATAGCCTAGTGGTGAAGGTCTACCCCTCTCCTTTGATGTCGCGGGCCATTTTCAGAAATAGTCTCTCAAGAGTAGAAGTAAAATTTCCTAAAACTTACCCTCTCTAGACACTGACTACGAGTTAGATTTATCCATTTCCTCTTGAACACTAGTGACGATCTTTAGTTTTGTAATCAGGTTGTATTTAATCCTATTTCCTTGGAGttctaaatattatttgtttaaaaattaaagtacTTAGTCTTATATAGTGATATGAACTAAGAAACAAGGATCATGGGATAGATGGAttctaaaaatatgataatatggGTTTTAATTAATTCGTATGTGTGGGGGACAAGGCCCGTAGAAAAAATACTATAACTATCTATTtgatttgataaaatctaataacagAATTAAAACTATTCGAACTGAGTAATATGTATAGCCAAATCATATCAAAAACAAGAATATAACCTAAAAGTTTATATTTCATTGAAGTGAATATAAGagctgtatatattttttatcctaATCCATCATTACTTTGCCTTTGTTAAACTAATTACTTTTAACCATTTTTGAGTACGTTTCGTAAAAGGAAGAAGTTACTACTAACATATATATTGTCCTTAGCTGATGGTGTTCCTTACAGGTTATCCTTgtaattatatgtttataatgTGCAAATACATGTACTTAGAAATCTTTGGTTTAGTGTGCTTTTCTTGGATGAAGCAACACAGGCTCTTTTTGTAGATGTGACATGTATCTTTGGTGGTTATGAGTAAATATTGACTTTTGTCACCTTCATTTCCAACATGTTCACAGATCATGTCAGCTGACACGTCTACGGCTTTTATCTTGCCATCGCATTACGGAAGAAGGGCTTAGCGAATTGGTTAAAAAACTTCCTTTGTTGGAGGAACTCCACCTTTGCTATATTCCTGTCTCAAAACAAGCTATTGAAGTCATAGGGCGTTGTTGCCCTCTGCTAAAGTCATTTAGCTTAAACAGACTAAAATTTACTTTTCCGACTGGTGCATTCAATGAGGAAGCTCTGGCTATTGCAGAAAACATGCCTGGACTACGCCAGGTGCAGCTTATTGGAAATCAGATGACAAGTTTAGGCTTGCTCGCAATTCTTGAGAACTGTGTTCATCTTGAATCTCTTGATATGCGGCAGTGTTTTAATGTTGGTGACCTTGAGTATAATTTAGAAAGGCAGCTATCTCAGAAGATAAAGAATATCCGGTTCCCCTATGATTCTACCGAGGACTATGAATTTGGTGCAGAAATTTGTGATTCTTCCGAGGATGATCCTTTTGGATTATCTTATTTTGGATGCAGCGACATAGATTCTGACAATTAAgtgtatgttgatgatattgatggtatgttttgtttatttttctcATGTAACTGAATGTTTAGAGTATTTGCATGCATTTGGCTGTTTGTGAATAGTCTTCTTCTTTCCAAGCCTCTACTATCTTCTGGAGTTCTGGTTAATAGCATTTTAGTGGGCTTATCTCTTGGCACCATTACTAACACCTTTGTCAGCTAATGCAGGGGTGAACGTTGTTGCATTCTGTTTGAAGCTGGAACACATCGACATATTCTATTTAGAGATAAAGCTGAACGGAGTTGACAATCCACTGCAGCCCGGGGAATTATCTGATATTCAAATTGCATgttgtttatgtatttttttagtATGTGGATGATGAAAACATGTTGTGTTGCTTTTTCAAACTTACTGTTGTAGTTGTAAAAGTTATAATTGGATCGAGGACTATGTTGGTTGACCTGCTCTATTGTCGTAAAAATTTCTTTCCTTGCATCATTGCATGCCCTTATTATTCTGTATGGCATGGACACAAGTGCTGCTAATTGTGAAATTTAGGTATGGTACAGTTTATGGTGCATGTGAAACAGAGTAGGATTTATTTTCTCAGACCATGCAACAGTTTCTTCCAAGTGTCAGGTATGTGCAAACAATTGCTTGTTCGAAGAGTATATGCAAACTGTTTGTTTAATATCTCAGGCAATTGAAACCCTTGTACATTTCTTATGCACATCAAGTGGAATAAATTGCCTAGTTTATTTGATTATAGATTATGACTCACTTTCTCAAATAGTCTATCACTCTTGCATGAATGAATATGGGTGTATTGGGTCCTCTTCTATTAGCCCTTTTGTCATGCCAAGAAAGTTTTGATTTGGTATTCATGACAATGAAGATTGATGTCCTGGCAATATTTTTTGCTGTTTTCAATGAAAACAAGGACttcggtaaaaaaaaaaaaaatcaaatttatattcaagGCCATGTTTGAGAATTAGTGGTTAGAGGATTGAATTAAACGTTTTGACTATGTTTCACCGGCAAATTGAATTAGCAGTTTTCTATAAACTGTTTTGTAAATAACTGGTTGATTAGTTTTTTCTCaaacaaaccaaaacctctaatctagaaaaaaaatagtttttttagacccgaacttttgattttcaaaaaggaCCTAAGTGTTTTATATATGTTAAGTCATCTATTTCTAGAAGAAAATATacatctatatattattttataaataagtgtatataaataattcatttcTAAAAAGTAAGATAAATCAAACGAGATTTATaaactcaataaaaaaaaaatagggatctttttaaaaatacccatctgtaaaatcatttttttaaaaatactaccatctttttcattgtttttaaaaataccttttcataaaatttttttttcaaaaatacgatttgcaacttttgcaacctcatttgcaaccttgggcggcgcagtcgtaaaagttgcaaatgaggttgcaaaagttgcaaatgaggttgcaaaagttgcgaataaaaatgaaaagttgcaactgttgcaacggttgcaactgcagttgcaacggTTGCAACTGAAAACagtaagttgcaaatgaggttgcaaaagttgcaaatgaagttgcaactgcagttgcaactgcagttgcaacttttgcaacttcagttgcaacttaatgcaactgaaaattatatatagttgtaaatgaggttgcaaaagttgcaaatgaggttgcaactgcagttgcaacttttgcaacttcatttgcaacctcagttgcaactaaatgcaactgaaaactgtaagtaacaacagatgtatggtgtgcccctggcggggccattagattacaatagaatcaactgaatgcaaccatatgcaactgaatacaaccatatgcaaccatatatgcaattacaaatactgatttcaagttccagttttcaaatgtcattttcgacctcattttcggaatcgatatatatatatatatatatatatatatatatatatatatataggccaacattcaaaagagggactccttatatggagttacatagtgcgccactataaatcatcaattttattataaattctgttatagaatacatataaaacgtgattctaatataaaatactataaaataaatctattttaagtaatttaacacttaaaatttgattaaaaaaagtatattttcgaaactaattctaaaacagaataattctggatgattattattctgttacagaatcatgttgagatattgcataattttagatgatctttggaataaaaaaattgtataacttcattttcggattaataatcaaaatttgcaattatatttcataaaaaatataatagaatatatattatgtatatatttataatggtgtgctacgtaactctatataagagagtatgctatggagtgctaccctatatatatatatatatatatatatatatatatatatatatatatcgattccgaaaatgaggtcgaaaatgacatttgaaaactggaacttgaaatcagaaattcagttgcagatgaagttgcaaaagaggttgcaacacggctggctagttgcaaatgaggttgcaaaagttgcaaacagtatttttgaaaaaacaattttatgaaaaggtatttttaaaaataattctgaaaggtagtatttttgaaaacaataaaagaaaaggtaggtagttttgtagatttccctaaaAAATACTTAATGGTGatttttatttctgaaaattaatataaaacaaacgaatatatataatttatccaAAAAggaacttaaaaataattttacaccctgaatttttttttaacatatcatcaaaaaaaatgaaattattcaagtgaataaaagtttgaaggGATGTATTTAactgagattttaaaaaaaaaaattattcataaaattCGGTTATATTTAATTCGGATTTTAGAAAATGTATCGCAATCTTGAGATAAatacaaaatctgatgatattgaatcgagattttatattatatataaaaatctaatgatattcaattgttatttattaaaatctgataatatttGCGTGATGTTTTTTTGGACCGCGTAAACCGATTGATTTTGTCAGATTGTTTagtgtatttaatttttttttgaaatcttaccaaatttaataagattttaaaacattatatTTACATCAAATTGATAAGTAAGGAACGAGCTTTCGTAATATTTTGTCTAGACTttgtataaaatcaaaattatatataatccaTCAAaactcatatataatatataatttactaaAATCATAGTTGAATACAACCATAAATATCATTTGAAATCACAAATATTTTTCGAAATTTTACTTTCCAAAAAGTATTTATTTTCTCGCATTTAAGCCttgtaaaaattgataaaatgttGAGAAAATCGTCGGGTTTTAAGATATATCTTCCTCCtcttaaacaaatataataaaatgttgtTTTGTAATCATATactattttataaaaagaattatttctttgattaaaaatcattaatcttaaaatataaaaatattaaaaataatagtaattttaAGTATGTTTTCACTAGCACACGTTACGAGAGATTCAACAGGgatttttttagtatttgaattttaatagattgtatttgattttaattttatgcggatttttgataaaatgacGTATAGTTGAtatagattttataaaatttaagcaCAATTCTTTAAAATCTAATGAATTTCGGTGAAATgccaaaaatcttaaaaatacataataacacaaaatccatcattttaaaaatttaaaaaaaaaattttataccaataaattttaaacaatctcaaccgaatatcattaaattttaaGAACCAAATTAAAAACCTAAACATTTTTATACCTAAATAAACAAAATGGGTATATACCCATAACTACATACGCATACCTCTTCTCGTTCTATCAGAGCCTATGGCGTCCACCTCCACAACGCCGTCTCCGCCGGCGACACCCCACCGGAACTGGCTCGAACTTCCGGCCGACCTGACGTCGTCCATCCTCCAACGCCTAGGCACAGTCGGCGTGTTAGTGAGTGCTCGAAAAGTGTGTAAAACGTGGCGCACAATCTGCTCCGACCCGTCTATGTGGCGGGTCGTGAATCTGGGGTATTCGGATAATTCAGCTTACTTGAAGGACTTTGATTGCAGTTTGGACTCGGGGATGGAGAAGCTAGCGAAGAAAGCTGTTGATTTGAGCTGCGGAGAATTGGTTGAATTTAGGATCGAGGATTTCGCTTCTGATGAGCTGCTTCAATACATCGCGAATCGGTATAATCATTTCTGATCTTTataattgattatttatccgtGTTTTTCGATAATTTGGGATGTGATAGTTTTTAGTTGTGGTTAATTTGAGTAATGTGATTTGTTAATTAATCTCCGAGTTGTGTTGTTTATTTATAGTTGCTTTTGTTTGGAGATAATTTACGATATGgagttatatacttatattagtTGCTAGTGCACATACATGATTTTTTGATAAGATGTGATAGTGCATGACCTTCGTTTAGGAATGGTGGATTAATTGAAACCTCGTAAGGATTATGACAGCCTCTTTTTTTGTGTTTCTAAATCTCTGTTTGTATATATGACGTTTGGATGAAATGAGGACCAATAACCGATAAGTAAATAACACTGTGAGAACCATGAAGGTTCAACATAGCGTGTGTTGTAATTATCTAATGGATACGGTTAGTCTGAGCTTCACTGTCCTAGAATTAGGGTATAGAGGGTGTTGAATTATGGTCATATATGTTGAAGTTTAGTGGTTATTCTGGTTCGTGTTATGTTTAGCTTTTCATTTGCACCAGACTTTATGTGCATATATGAGGTAACTATCATGTGAAAAAACTGTGACACCAAGGTTGTACAGAACCAGAAGGCAGGAAAAAGTGTTGGTCCTTTGGTTTTCTTCTAAATGTTCCCCTGTATATAGAGTTTTCTGTATCATATTTAATGAGAAgtgatatatttatttgtgaTTTCTTCTCGTTGTTATATTTGGAAATCACGTTTATTATTGGCCAAAGTGTTTGAGCTTGACAATTTTGGTCATTCCTTTATTATTAGGCTTAGCATATACCTTGTTTTTTCTCTGTTGTTTGTGTTTAGTTTCTTTTGGTTGAGATGAGCTATATATCAAAGCAACGTTGGTATTGTATGAGCTATTTGAGGTGTTTGTCTTGAATATCATTGTTAATCTGTATATTTGAGGGGTTCCTGTCGTGTCATTTGTAATAATTTGCTGATGCAGTGCAAGGAACTAAAATATTACTCCTAATATTTATGTATGTTGGAATGAAGTTGATTGTAATTCGAAGTTTGATTATATCATATAACTAGATTGTCAAATATATTGTAGGCTATGGTAGTGGAATAATAAGATGGGTTGTTCCGCTATGATAGTGGTTAGTATTAAAAAGAATGTATTGATAAAGTTTTCTCTTTATTTTTAGGATTAGTTTTAGGGTTCTCGTCCTGGAAGGATATGTAATATACTGATCTATAGCTATTTCCAGTCTTCAgtttttgtatttaaatttcttcTCTCCGGTATGTGTTGTCATCCACACAGTTTTCTCTTGAAATATGTTGGTTCCTCTGCGACTGAATTACCAAGACTCTATTTACTTCTCTATCCAGTGATTCACTCTTCTTACTTATTGTCCtatattgtttataaattttataaccaAACCTTAGTCGTAAGGTTTATGCTATATGCCTTAGACTATAAATTTGAATGATGGATGAAATGGCATAAGGACCAAAGATTGCCTTCGTTTACAGGTGATGCTTGCTCCTTATGGACCATTCTTCAACAAAATTGCACACATTTTATGTTTGAGCTTTGAAAGAAAATTACAATTGTATTTTATGGCCTTTTCTTCAATTTTTCTAATCTTGTGTTAATGACTTGGATGAGATAGATTGATGAGAGAGAAGAAGAATAATTTCCTTCTGATAAAGAAGCAAAAGGAGATTAAAAATAGTATAGGGAATAGAGATTCTGCTATATTTCCTGTTTATTTATCTTGGTTTGGAAAAAACATGTCCCCGTCTTCGTATTCACCTCTATATACACTTCATGTTTCAGAACCCTCACACAGTCCTTTTttcttgatgatttttttttttttatgttatttcGTACTgtgcaaataaaatatttccTCATTTCATTTCTATGATCGATGATCATATAAAGCCCCTTTACCTTTCTGTATAAATGGGCTATTCTATTTGTACAGATAGGGTAGGCCCTATGTTTGgttaaattgcaaaattggtTGACTCCAAATTTAATAGACATAGTTTTGCAAAATAAAGACTTCATGCGTGCACATACCCTGATACCCAGATTTCCATCTCCGGGCAGTCGTCAACTCTTGGCAATGAATTACCTGTCATCTTGCAAACCTAGTCTAGGTTATTTTACAAGATAATGACTGAGAACCAAGTACCGATCAAACAAAAAGGtgctaattaaaataatttcattacTTGAAATTGTTTTAACTTTCTCTTTTTGTTGACCAGTGACATTGCGACTGTCACAACTGACCGCATTTCTGGCTTTAAATCATGAATTCTAGATGTTTCCGATCTCTTCTTCTATTCTTCTTCTGCTACTTTTGTGATGCAACCCACAGTGTTAATTCCGtctcttctattttctttgtacATGAACTTTTCTTCTTCTGGAGTATATATGAGTCTGTCGTGTTACTGCTTACTCcctatatattgtatattactTTATTGATTTTcctaattatcattttattttaaaatagcaTTACTGTAGTAGTGATTATGAGCTATATATAAATCAGTGGACTGTTATCGTTATTACGCTACTGCCAATTATTTTATCACATTCTAGATTTACAGTATATATTTGCTgttgttcatatttaaagttTATATGTTCTCTATGTTACTTGAGACTATTCAGTTTTAGTCGTTGTCCACGAGTTAGACACTTGGACATGTAACTTATCGTATTGTATCCTTAGTTTGACATTTGGACATGTTGAAACCCCTGAAAAATACCCCCAAGTTATTAAAAACCTGGAGAAAAGAAAGGGGTTCAAGAAGACACGGCCTCACTATCAACATAAAGACGTCTCTAGATAAAGTgtatttagttaattaattttttggtaAAAGACTATATGTAATTTGCAAAGTCCTTTACATACTCATATTTAAATTGAGCATTCTTTAATCTTTGCCATGGTATGATTGTATTGCCGTGTCTGTATTCCTTGTACACTGTACAACAGTACAAGGCTCCAGAGTCATCAATTCTAGAAATTTAATGTGTGACACACATACATGTGTCTTGATTGCTTCTcgtttttatatttggaaattaCTTTTATTATCCGCCAAagtgtttgagcttgaaaatttGGTCTTCCTTTATTTTGGGTCTAGTGTATACCTTGCTTTTGCTCCATTGTTTGtgttttgtttcttttggtTGAGTTTAGCTATATATCAACGCAACATCGGTATTGTATGAGCTATTGAAGGTGTTTGTcttgaatatataaatattgttgaCTTGTATATTGGGAGGCTTTCTAAGTGGTTTCTGTTGTGTTATAGTTTGCTGATGCAGGGCAAggaattaaattatttactcTTAATATGTTTCTATGTTGGAATGAAGCTTATTGTAATTTATTATGAAGTTTGATTATATTAGATAACTAGATTGTCAAGTATATCATAAGCTATGGTAGTGGAGTAGTAAGAACTAAGATGAGTTGTTTTCATTATTCAGCTATGATAGCGGTTAGTATTAAGAAACATGTATTGGTTAAAAGTTGTCTCCATATTTTTTGGATTAGTTTTTGCTCCCTATTGACAATTCTTCAACAAAATCGCAATCGCAGTTTTTGTTTTTGGTTGAGCTCTGACAGAAAATTGCAATTGTGTCTTTCATGACCTTTTTCCTCAATTTATCTAACCATGTGGTAATGCTACATGGATGAGATAGATTGATGAGGGAGGGAGAAAAATAGTTACCTTTTAATAAAGAGGTAAGAGGAGAGTAAAAACATTTTAATCTTTGCTATATTTCCTGTTTATTTTCCTTCGTTTGGAAAAAGCATGTCCCGGTCTTGGTATTCACCTCTTTATAAACTTCATATTGCGGAACCTGCACCAATCACACCATGTTTGGTTAAATCGCAAATttggttgacaccaaatttCTTAGACATATCTTTGCAAAATAAACACTCTGTGAGGACACACCCTGATACCCAGATTCCTATCTCTGGGCATTCTCAACTCTTGGCAATAAATTACCTGTCATCTTGCAAACCTAGTCGAGGTTATTTTACTAAAAAATGTCTGAAAACCAAGTACTGACCAAGCAAGAAGGTGCTAATTAAACTAATTTCATTACTTGGAGTGGTTTTATCTTTCTCTTTTTGTTGACCATTGACATTGCGACTCTCACAACTGACTGCGTTTATGGCTTTAATCATGAGTTCTAGATGTCCCAATCatttattttcttcttctgCTAAGTTTGTGATGCAACTCCCAATGTTAATTCTGTATGTTCTATTTCCTTTGTACGTTCCTTTTCTTCTTGGAGTATATGTATACACTTGAGTGTGTTTTGTTACTACCAAGTACCTactatatattgtatattactTTATTTCATGGTATACTGAGATTTAAACACCCCCATGGTTATCAAAATCAAGTAAGGAGAAAAAAAAGGGGGTCAAGGAGACACTGCCTCAGTATCAACATAAAGACGTCTCTAGATGAaggggatttaatataattatttgtagtAAAAGACCATTTGTAATTTGCGAAGTCCTTTACATAATCATATTTGAATCGAGCATTCTTTAATCTTTGCCATGATATGATTGTATTGCCGTGTCTGTATTCCGTGTACACTTTCCAACAAGACAAGATCTCGAGTTTCGTcaattttagaaatttaaaGTGTGACTGCACATACATGTGTCGTGTCCAACACTTCATACACAAGCCCAAGcaacatattaatataatatatagtataaagcTATGAACAGATTTATCAAGCTACTAATTAACTTGTGCATAGTCCTTGCCTCCTTGGTTGATAGTGATTATTACaatttaatcttgtaattatatgtttataatgTGCTAGGACGTATATATCGAGTTTTGTTCACGTTTTGCTTTTTTTAATTCAAGATTGCAATTAGGTATATCagtatatgcaaaaatatgtcTGGAGTGTACATGTTCCAGTTGGAAGTTTGCTTGCAATCAATTTGTGCTTTAGCAATAAGCCAATAACCAAATAAATGTATGTCTTTGGcggttaaaattttgatatttgacTCATCACCTTTCTTGCTGACATATTGACAGATCAGGTCAGCTGAGACGGCTACAACTTGTATCTTGCTATGGCGTATCGACTGAAGGGTTGAGCGAAATGATTAAAAAACTTCCGTTTCTGGAGGAACTTCGCCTTTACTATATTCCTGTCTCACAACAAGCTATTGAAGTTGCAGGACATTGTTGCCCTCAGCTGAAGTCATTCAGCTTTAACAGACATGGGTATAGATGGCCACATGTTGAGTGTGATGAGGATGCTCTAGCTGTTGCGGAAAACATGCCTGGACTACGCTATCTACAGCTCTTTGGAAATAAGCTGACAAGTAATGG is a window from the Daucus carota subsp. sativus chromosome 8, DH1 v3.0, whole genome shotgun sequence genome containing:
- the LOC108197446 gene encoding putative F-box/LRR-repeat protein 9; its protein translation is MASTSTTPSPPATPHRNWLELPADLTSSILQRLGTVGVLVSARKVCKTWRTICSDPSMWRVVNLGYSDNSAYLKDFDCSLDSGMEKLAKKAVDLSCGELVEFRIEDFASDELLQYIANRSGQLRRLQLVSCYGVSTEGLSEMIKKLPFLEELRLYYIPVSQQAIEVAGHCCPQLKSFSFNRHGYRWPHVECDEDALAVAENMPGLRYLQLFGNKLTSNGLLAIIEKCPYLESLDLRQCFNIANLEHDLAKRLSQKIKVLRLPYDSTEDYGYDAEINDWDSFDEDYPSGLSDIDIVSEDYDFYEFSGGSDIDMDSDYMLYDYI